The stretch of DNA tagacttaatatatctataatatttttaattaaaattattttcactgCCCAAATCTGACCCTCCCAAGTTGCTTTATTTtagacataaaaaaattactcttTCCAATCATGCCTGCTATTCTGATTTCGATTTTACTTCTTCTCTTTAATTGGGTTGATGGTGATACTCTGTGTGGGAAATGAGTTTCTGGTTTCGATCATCTTCAATGGGTTTCTGGGTTTCGATCATCTTGGTCCAGATATATTCTTTTATCTTATAGTTTTCTCAATTGCTCTAcgtatctatatattttattattatgaggCTCCATAAGTCGTAAATCTCAGTTGTGCTGAGATTGATAAGAAGTTTTGGTAATTGGTATGTTTGAGGAATCATCGTGTGAAGACCCATACATTGTGATCCATGTATTAAGAAATTGATAGATATTccaattacaattagaattaaaataattgaaaatgttaaaattaatattttaatagaatagtgatagatttggagagtttgttatttggtattgttgaaaagtaactagttaaatttataaaagtgaatttccTAATTAAATTTTGACCAAACTTGACTAAGCCACTACTAATActtttaatacaaataatttttagaagCCACATCCCAACGGTGAAAAACTGACGATTTATTAGATCCACGTTATACGAACCTGTTATATGAATTTGGAATTTAATCGGTTGAAAAATATGTTGTATTTACACGCTCTTCGAGACTTCGAGTTCCTCCGTAGTCcgtatcaatatttttttctttgcctCTTTCTTCGTTCATACATCATTTAGTACATTGAGATTGTAGGGGCGTCAGACGACGTAAACAAAGCATGGAGAGATGAAGATCTTCAACGAAGTTACTAATGATGAAAGTAACGGATCAATTAAGGCTCAGGATGCATGGTTATGAATGATGTCGGGGCACCTACTGGGTTGTTTGCTAACGCACAAGTAATCTTTTCAGAGCTTGGTTTCAACACTTTTTCAACTAGCTTGAATTGGCTGACTGTCATACTCCCCAAACCACCTACAATGGGTTACAAAGACAGTCATTGGCTTCTAATCAAATCTGAGCAACTCCAGATTCTTAAGAAAAACGAAATAAGCAGCTACCTTGAACATGATTTCCAAACACTAGATCGAGGAAGACACTTCTAAGCATGGGTAAAGTGAACTCTTGAATTTTTGAACCTATTATGATGGTAAACACGTGCCAATAtgggaaaaaaatcaatacattcAACAGATCCATTGATCAATGTCCCCAATCACTAGATATACACTTAGCTGCCCTCCCTTCACTTGGTTCCAACTTGCATGTCGCAGTTGCAGCAGAAAGATTCCCAGAAAGAAAGCTACAACAGTTGCTCCATGCGGTGCAGCTGCTTTTCCTTTCACGTTTTCGTTAAACAGTCATAGCATTCATCGAAGCCTTCCGTGTGCTGCTGCGGTCCCTGAACTAGTCCTCAAACCTCATTATGTCTGTACCTAAGTGTTAACCTTACTGAATCATAAACGTTGACTGAAGTACaagttcataaaatatcttgaagGATTGAAGCCACTCAAAATCActgcaaattaaaacaatttgAATTAGCTGCAATATAATCCACGGGAAAACACAATCAGGCGTCACATTCAACACTTACAAATAGGAGAAAGGACAATGACAGCACCAATGGGATATAGAAAGAAAGTGGTCCTCTCCAGAAAGGGCAACACTGCAAAAGGACACCATATTAAGTTAATGAAGACAATTAACTCACCATATCTGAAACTGAAAGCCATATCCAGTCAAACAATTTACGGAAATCTAAAGGTCCAAATAAACTGGTTTGGGAAAATTGTACTTCACCCCCTCAAGCTACCAATCCTTTTGCACTACGGCCACCAAACTACCATTTTTTTAGAAGCAAAGACACCAACATTATTAAAGAGCGTTATGGGTGCAACCCATCTAATCAGaaagtatacaaaggaaaacACCTAGCTACAGTGAGCAGCAGAACAAGAATTCATAAAATCTACAACAGAAGAGAAGCAAGTGTTATTTGGGTGATTGTCCGCTCATACAGGGATTTGAGCATGGAGAAATTCAGTTCCATCAAATCTTTTTCAAGGAAGGAAGAAGCGTCTGGGAGCCAGCACCCCTTCAGGTCCTTCTCCATTATGCAGACGAGACAAAGGGTAAGCGGGGACATATCAAAGTCTTTCAATGGCAAGACCACACATTTGACCACTAAGCACCGCTTTATTCACCAAATACAATAAGGCCTGATGGTTCACAAAGAAAAGAACTTTACACCCAGTCTCCACTTTTTGACTAAATAGATCATGGCCAACAACGCCAGTAACCAAGGCACCAAGAACCCTCTCTATGATGGGACAAAGAAGAGTCTCTAACCACCAGCTGAACGATTACTTCCATTACTGACCCGAAGGACACTAAATTCACCTTTTATCACACAATCTCCAAAATTGTAGGAGTTCTTTTCCTTCTATATATTCCACGTCAAGCACAACAGTCATTGTTATACATCTGCATTCTATTTACTTCCTATTATAACTCCCCAAGCCACCAATAACTCAACCCCCTTTTGTGGCATCACCCAATTAATCTCGACGAGGTGGAAGATCATTGAAGCAGAAAGTGGTTGATAACTTACTTTCTGATTAATAAACTACATGCACAGAAAAATGCATAAATTGTCATCTATACcacataataataaattttgatcaACAAACCGATCTGCTTTACATTTTTTGCATcgaaaatttttcatttcactcataaaaACTTGTTCGATTTGAGGATCCAAGCCATACAGCCACAAGACCTGTTTTCACTGTGTTCagaagagaaaagaacaaaGTCCTGGGAAACTCCTGGGTTTTGCTTAAATtgctattaataatatttttacttatcaaagaaTAATATGGACCTGGATTCACTCCCACCCAAACACTCTTCTCCTTGCAAAAAAAAGAATGCTTAAAGCATACCAGTAAGAACAAAGAAGTTAGCTTACCATCATAACCTAGAAAGTTCAGATAATGGTAGTAAGAAGCCGCCGCCATGAAAAGCAAGTTTGACAGCAACATGGGAATGAAACCATGGGCTACCAAAAGTGGTGACAAAAAGTAATGCATGACTGCCACGAATAAAACACATAAGAACGTGCCATTAATCAAggttaaatctaaaaataaaaacacatacGGTAAAAGAGCAGTTACCATAAAGTAGAACAAAGATTGGGAAGAAAGAGTTGCAATGAACATCAAAAGCGTACAGCCTTCAAACGAAAAAAGTCAGCACGCTGAGTTATTTAGATggtaaatacataataaaagtaaaaatagatcgcatttataaagaaattgaaaGACTAAAATTGGGAAAGCAACAAATACAATATTAGCAAAACACAACAATGAACACAcatgaatatataaaaatttgataaacttTGTTCCAACTAAAACTTGGTTAAACTATAATAAGAATTCAACTTGTAATGAAGTGGGAAACAAAATTTTCCAGACTTGCCATTCAACTCGTTGCTCAACCACATGACTGTTGAAGGGAGCCTCTTCCCGAAGGTAAGAATTAGTCAGGAACCTGAATGGACAATAAGAAATATAAATTGTAATTACAATAATATACTGAACAACATCAGGTCAATCTATAGGGTGAAATAGAACATTGGTGGAGACACTAGAGTAAAAGCATTTcagccaaataaaaaaaaaattaaaacatccaTGTGGGCTCATTTTCATTGCAAACCATAAAATTACTTGAGATCTTAATTTAGAGTTCAAATAATGTGCAGATGGAGTGAAAAGGGTTACATAAAATAAGGAGCtgatagtatttttatttttgtttttctaatagTATTTGAGATAGAACAATAAAATGGAATACACATAACTGACTCCAATTAGTGGATAAGGATCCAAGCAGCTGACCCAGTTTAAGTGGGATAAAGACATGATTGAATTGAGAATTATCTTaaattccatatttttttagaaatcaTGGATGAAAGAAAGCCATTTGTCTGACTGCAAGTTGAGTTTGAGTAACTATATCATGGGGAAGAGCGTTTTGTgccaataattttctttttcttttcaagaaaacTAAAATTCAACATAGATGTCAAAACATCCTAGAGATACTGCCCCCACAATTAGTGTTTAGCCTGCAAACAGTAatccattttattattttcttaggCTAACAAACAATCTCACAATAGGAGTTGCATAAAAGAGAGATGTTCAGACTATGGATTTCGTCAATGTCCAAGGATCATAGTCTTTGCAATTAAAGCAGGAGCTGGACAGTTAATGCTATAGGTCCCATGAAAGACCTGTGCCAACCCATGCCATCCTCTGCAACAATTGCAAGGAATATCAGCGCAATAGCTAGTCCAGCCTTGCAGCAATATCCATTCCAGATTTGTACCTTCCATGACTTATTGAACAATTTAGTAGCAAAGCAGGTGCTCATACTGTTGGTCCCCAAGCAGGtgacttcaaatttcaaacttagTTCAGATAATAAAGTCATAAACCAGCGACATTGTTCTTGTTGGTAAATATGCAAACAACACAACTCGCAGCAAATTTAGAAGCACCAGCTACTCCCGCAGTTGTCCATCGTGCATGAGAAATTATAAAGCTCAGAAAGGCTGGCATGGTGGGCAATTTTACAGATGTCGGTATTACAATAAAGTACCCCAACAATAAGACAATTACGCAAGCATGATTTCATAGTTAGAAGGAAGTTGCTCTTACCAACAACTTGTAGCTATAACTACTCCAGTTAtcaaaaaatggaaaagcaaTACTGAGATAACTACATAAACAGCATGTGCAGCACTATGGTCATACctgaaataaaagaaagataagaaaacgAGAATcaatacagattttttttataagtagaatcAATACAGATTAAGGCTAGGCTTGGATACAAAAagcatttcatctcatctcatctaatcattacaactttcccaaattcccacacaaaatacaataaataatttaactttttcaaatcccaaaacaataataatattaaaaaataatattctaacaatattttattcaactttcacctcaactcactatccaaacctacccTAAAGAACTCATGATGCACGACTTGAACAATCAAAAGTAATATATAAggcaaataaaatatttaaatagatatTGTGAGATGATAAATTACCTATCTGAGAGAGTAAAACAATAACTGAAATGTGTGCTTGCAGCTATTCAGCACCGGGATGAAATATGAGTATCAGATCTATATTAAAGGATCTCTCTCAGCTAGTTTTCATAATTTGCTTGTATCTATCTCTAGTGCCTAGTGGTTGTTAGGGGTATTCAGTGTATACTTCATCTGTACTTGAgctattttctattaataaaatcttattcttacttaatatatatatatatatatatatatatatataagctcaCTCAGCTGAGCATTGAGTAAACCAAACTTTTTGACACTGGTTTTGAAAATGGTACAACTATCACTATTTAGTAGTATTATAGCAGTAGCCATCAAGAGCGAGTATCTTAGAGACTTACGCAGCACAATAAGCCAAAGTTGCAACCATCAAAAGAATGCTGCAGATTACAACAAAAGCAGGATCGTCACGTGCCCATTGATTCTTAGTTTCTGAGACCAAAAACAAAGTAAAGCTTTCAAGTTTCATCTACAATTAGCagcaaaatttcatatttccaTACATTTAATGAGTCTAGACTCCATGGCACTAACAACTAAGAAAGTATTGAGACTGCAAAATATGATTAATGTTTCTCCTTCtctattagattttttttaataagtaatcaGAACTTTAATTGAATAGCACAAAGGCTTAGCCAAAGTACTcaggatgtatacaaaagaaacacccaATTAGGAACagaaaaagatacaaggaaatcatgaaaacccATCCCCTTAAAATCTATAGCACCTGCTCAAAGAAAGAGAGTGTTGAAGAAGAAGGTTTTAAGCTCTTCCATTGTCCTTTCATGGTCCtcaagattttataatattttccctccaaatacaccacaataAGCATATAGGAGATATCTTCCAAGGAAAAAAGTTGCTATCTTGAGGTATGAGTACCTAGAATGAATGCCAAAGGGTCATATCTACACCTCTGAGACTTAATTTCGGACCTTCTAGAGATGATACTTTGAAACTTATAggaaacactataacaataaattaaaattactctTGGCCTTGGCTCATCTTCATACTTAGCCTGCTGAAGGCGACATCTTATTACAATCATTACAAACTGTTAGTGCGGTTGAAAGCTTTGTTAGTCAGAAAAAACAACAGCTACATGTGATAATCTAATTGTAACACCAGACAACAAATCAACAGCAACAATTACATAACAGTAGCAAATGATATCCAATGGAAAGTGGACTTACGCTTGTGATACTTGGTGTGCTGATAGCTACATCCATTTGAAAGTTCAACATGCAAAATACCTAATCAGTAATTAGCAAGTTTCCATATCTAAACTTGACAAATCTTGTCCatggtaaaaaaatataattaaaatgaaatgaaaaggtCTCCTCTTACAAGAGTGGGTAACTAATTTTTGTAGTAAGAATATTAATATCAGtaggaaaacaaataacaaaaacaaaaatatctttcTTGTTCACAAAAATTCAAAGGGTTGTGGATACTTACACAACTTTTGGCGAGGTGCATAGGTGAAGCATTTGCCAAAAGGTATATTCAACATCCATTTGTTGCCACTACAATGAACCAGCCACGAGCAGAAATGAATACACgagaaaaagattttttttttttaaatatagggCAAGTTGAGTGTGGGTTcaatcaaatttcaaatttcctaaaaaaattgacccaagtacacgggacatgtACAAGAGCAACCAATGGAATCtattacaatcaaccaatggaATAAACAGGAGTAATTTTTTACCATTACGAAGGGAATGTCCAATATAGCAACGGCCAGAACAGCAAATAGTAAATGAGAGAGCGAGAAAATTGCAAAATCATATCAATAGACCACTTTACGCAATTTTATACCTTAGTACTGTTGCATTAGCATACAACATTATCGATGAGAGACAGATGCTCTTTTTCTCGGATTTTTTTTCCCGGGCAACAAGTCCGATACAGAATGTAAGAAAAAATAGTTAGACAATAAGTTCACCTAATCAAGATTACTAGCACATAGATAGCTAACATGTTTATGCTGATTTAGCAGTGGATGAACCGCTtgatcatcatcaacatcaatcGGGGACTTTTTACACGAATCGAGCAAATAAGCCAACAATGAAAATTTACCGAGAGTAGA from Juglans microcarpa x Juglans regia isolate MS1-56 chromosome 3S, Jm3101_v1.0, whole genome shotgun sequence encodes:
- the LOC121257024 gene encoding protein unc-50 homolog isoform X2, which produces MLNIPFGKCFTYAPRQKLCILHVELSNGCSYQHTKYHKQTKNQWARDDPAFVVICSILLMVATLAYCAAYDHSAAHAVYVVISVLLFHFLITGVVIATSCWFLTNSYLREEAPFNSHVVEQRVEWLYAFDVHCNSFFPIFVLLYVMHYFLSPLLVAHGFIPMLLSNLLFMAAASYYHYLNFLGYDVLPFLERTTFFLYPIGAVIVLSPILILSGFNPSRYFMNLYFSQRL
- the LOC121257024 gene encoding protein unc-50 homolog isoform X1, which gives rise to MLPTVSKGRSSSSTSRSNPMFFQYLRRIVKWQQMDVEYTFWQMLHLCTSPKVVYQHTKYHKQTKNQWARDDPAFVVICSILLMVATLAYCAAYDHSAAHAVYVVISVLLFHFLITGVVIATSCWFLTNSYLREEAPFNSHVVEQRVEWLYAFDVHCNSFFPIFVLLYVMHYFLSPLLVAHGFIPMLLSNLLFMAAASYYHYLNFLGYDVLPFLERTTFFLYPIGAVIVLSPILILSGFNPSRYFMNLYFSQRL